A genomic window from Lotus japonicus ecotype B-129 chromosome 1, LjGifu_v1.2 includes:
- the LOC130731976 gene encoding uncharacterized protein LOC130731976 gives MASTTTTFVHRWMLRLDGELDDQAWRADSSGIRRVYVGDVSFIGMDRDGNIVEVRTVEGGCLQDRTPLTLSWPRLCPVTTAQTAAQAQREAEENNRRAEEEARRAQRAERELAQDQIRMRTDFNRHALPKFQGEAEPEKADLWVQEMEKIFEALHTPDAEKVNLATFMLKGDAEYWWRSARQLMTANHEAITWESFRKAFMDKYFPEKAREEMENRFMQGLRNEIEKAVRHLGISVYQQLVEKAREVEAMENRQRGRPENGGSVRPGQNQPGKYSGQRSVGKFDKGKAPMRMPYQRPAAQGPNAVRGAAPVSKEDVTCYKCNEKGHYANECGKEIVCWRCRKPGHVERNCPSAAKTEPVLNAARGRRPSAPGRVFAISGGQAAITDDLIQGTCRIAGTSLMVLFDSGATHSFIAQDCVKKLGLPTADLPFDLVVTTPAADRLVTRMACLQCLLVYEDRKFLANLACLGLKELDVTLGMDWLAQYRVLLDCANKAVVFPDPGVTDYLNSYNLGKGSPAYVNSIVAEAKHDGDVRNILVVQEYVDVFPEDVPGLPPVRKTEFSIDIVPGTGPISMAPYGMAPAELAELAKQLDDLSSKGFIRPSESPWGAPALLVLRS, from the exons atggcgtCGACGACAACGACGTTCGTGCATCGTTGGATGCTGAGACTTGATGGGGAGCTAGACGATCAGGCCTGGAGAGCCGACTCCTCCGGGATCCGAAGAGTTTATGTCGGGGATGTTAGCTTTATAGGGATGGACCGGGACGGCAATATAGTGGAGGTTCGCACGGTTGAAGGGG GATGCCTCCAAGACAGGACCCCACTAACGCTCAGTTGGCCCAGGCTATGCCCCGTTACTACTGCCCAGACTGCAGCCCAGGCTCAGCGAGAGGCAGAAGAGAATAATAGGAGAGCAGAGGAGGAAGCTCGGAGAGCTCAGCGAGCCGAGAGGGAATTGGCTCAAGATCAGATTCGCATGAGAACAGATTTCAACCGGCACGCACTGCCCAAGTTCCAGGGCGAAGCTGAACCCGAAAAGGCTGATCTATGGGTTCAGGAGATGGAGAAGATCTTTGAGGCACTCCATACCCCGGATGCCGAGAAGGTCAACTTGGCCACTTTTATGCTGAagggtgatgctgagtattggtggcgtagTGCCAGACAGCTGATGACGGCCAACCATGAGGCCATCACTTGGGAGTCATTCAGAAAGGCTTTCATGGATAAGTACTTCCCGGAAAAAGCAAGGGAAGAAATGGAGAACAG GTTCATGCAAGGGTTGAGGAATGAAATTGAGAAGGCTGTGAGGCATTTGGGAATCAGTGTCTACCAACAGCTAGTGGAGAAGGCCCGTGAAGTCGAGGCTATGGAAAACAGGCAGAGAGGCCGCCCAGAGAACGGAGGATCAGTACGCCCAGGACAGAATCAACCGGGGAAATACAGTGGGCAGAGATCAGTGGGGAAGTTTGACAAAGGCAAGGCGCCAATGAGAATGCCGTACCAGCGCCCAGCCGCTCAAGGACCAAATGCTGTGAGGGGAGCAGCCCCTGTTTCAAAAGAGGACGTGACCTGCTACAAGTGTAATGAGAAGGGACACTATGCCAACGAGTGTGGCAAGGAGATTGTATGCTGGCGATGCCGAAAGCCAGGTCATGTGGAGAGGAATTGCCCGAGTGCGGCCAAGACCGAGCCAGTGCTGAATGCTGCCAGAGGGAGACGACCATCTGCTCCAGGTCGTGTCTTTGCTATTTCAGGAGGACAGGCTGCTATTACTGATGACCTTATCCAGGGTACGTGTCGTATTGCTGGAACATCACTAATGGTTTTATTTGATTCGGGTGCTACGCACTCATTCATTGCTCAGGATTGTGTGAAGAAGTTAGGGCTACCGACTGCTGACCTACCTTTCGATCTGGTGGTGACAACCCCTGCCGCTGATCGATTAGTTACACGCATGGCATGCTTACAATGTCTGTTGGTttacgaggatcggaagttccttGCGAACCTCGCCTGTTTAGGACTCAAGGAGTTGGATGTGACTttgggaatggattggttagcGCAATATCGCGTGCTCTTAGATTGTGCTAACAAGGCGGTAGTATTCCCAGATCCCGGCGTTACGGATTACTTAAATTCATACAACCTAGGGAAGGGTTCACCGGCGTATGTGAACTCTATCGTTGCCGAAGCAAAACATGATGGTGATGTGCGCAATATCTTGGTGGTACAGGAGTATGTCGATGTGTTTCCCGAAGATGTACCCGGTTTGCCACCAGTCAGAAAGACGGAGTTCTCTATTGACATTGTGCCCGGTACTGGACCAATATCAATGGCACCTTATGGTATGGCCCCAGCGGAGTTGGCAGAATTGGCAAAGCAGTTGGATGATCTATCctcaaagggattcattcgacctagTGAATCGCCATGGGGTGCACCTGCgctattg